Proteins encoded together in one Quercus lobata isolate SW786 chromosome 3, ValleyOak3.0 Primary Assembly, whole genome shotgun sequence window:
- the LOC115980037 gene encoding importin subunit alpha-1a-like, which produces MSLRPSARTEVRRNRYKVAVDAEEGRRRREDNMVEIRKSRREESLLKKRREGLQQLSSGAAQNQLQQPPLGSSFQSSAAGLEKKLEHLPSMVAGVWSDDSNLQLEATTQFRKLLSIERSPPIEEVIQSGVVPRFVEFLMREDYPQLQFEAAWALTNIASGTSENTKVVIDHGAVPIFVKLLGSPSDDVREQAVWALGNVAGDSPRCRDLVLGNGALLPLLAQLNEHAKLSMLRNATWTLSNFCRGKPQPPFDQVKPALPALARLIHSNDEEVLTDACWALSYLSDGTNDKIQAVIEAGVCPRLVELLFHPSPSVLIPALRTVGNIVTGDDMQTQVIINHNALPCLLNLLNNNYKKSIKKEACWTISNITAGNKEQIQAVIAADIIAPLVNLLQNAEFDIRKEAAWAISNATSGGSPEQIKYLVNQGCIKPLCDLLICPDPRIVTVCLEGLENILKVGEADKNSGSSGDVNLYAQMIDDAEGLEKIENLQSHDNTEIYEKAVKILETYWLEEDDETMPGDAAQSTFNFGGSEVPSVPSGGFKFD; this is translated from the exons aTGTCGTTGAGGCCGAGTGCTCGAACGGAGGTGCGGCGGAACAGGTACAAGGTGGCGGTGGACGCGGAGGAGGGGCGGCGGAGGAGGGAAGACAACATGGTGGAGATCCGCAAGTCGCGAAGAGAAGAGAGTCTTTTGAAGAAGCGTCGCGAAGGTCTCCAACAGCTCTCCTCCGGCGCGGCGCAAAACCAGCTGCAACAGCCGCCGCTCGGCTCTTCCTTTCAATCCTCCGCCGCTGGTCTCGAAAAGAAA TTAGAACATCTACCATCCATGGTTGCGGGAGTGTGGAGTGATGATAGTAATCTGCAGCTTGAGGCAACTACTCAGTTCAGGAAATTGCTTTCAATTG AGCGTAGCCCTCCAATTGAGGAAGTGATACAGTCGGGCGTTGTTCCTCGCTTTGTTGAGTTTCTCATGAGGGAGGACTACCCACAGCTTCAG TTTGAGGCAGCCTGGGCTCTCACTAACATTGCTTCTGGGACATCTGAGAACACTAAAGTGGTAATTGATCATGGGGCTGTCCCAATATTTGTCAAACTTCTTGGTTCTCCTAGTGATGATGTTCGTGAGCAG GCTGTGTGGGCATTGGGAAATGTTGCTGGTGATTCCCCTAGATGTCGTGACCTTGTCCTAGGCAATGGGGCTTTGCTTCCATTGCTGGCACAGTTGAATGAGCATGCCAAGCTTTCTATGCTGAGAAATGCTACCTGGACACTGTCAAATTTTTGCCGAGGCAAGCCACAGCCTCCTTTTGATCAG GTTAAGCCTGCACTCCCAGCTCTTGCACGCCTTATTCattcaaatgatgaagaagTCTTAACTGATGCTTGCTGGGCACTCTCGTATCTTTCTGATGGTACAAATGACAAAATTCAAGCTGTTATTGAAGCGGGTGTTTGTCCTCGGCTTGTTGAGCTATTATT CCACCCATCTCCTTCTGTGCTCATTCCTGCTCTTCGTACAGTTGGAAATATTGTTACTGGAGATGATATGCAGACTCAG GTTATCATCAACCACAATGCTCTTCCTTGCCTATTAAACCTATTgaacaataattataaaaagagCATTAAGAAGGAAGCTTGTTGGACCATTTCAAATATCACTGCTGGCAATAAGGAGCAGATTCAG GCTGTTATTGCGGCTGATATAATTGCCCCCCTTGTTAATTTGCTTCAAAATGCTGAGTTTGATATTAGGAAAGAGGCTGCATGGGCAATCTCAAATGCCACATCTGGTGGTTCTCCTGAACAAATCAA GTACCTGGTAAATCAAGGGTGTATCAAGCCCTTGTGTGATCTTCTCATCTGCCCCGATCCAAGGATTGTCACAGTTTGTTTGGAAGGGCTTGAAAACATATTGAAGGTAGGGGAAGCTGATAAGAACTCGGGCAGTTCTGGAGATGTAAATCTCTATGCTCAAATGATTGATGATGCGGAGGGGCTAGAGAAAATTGAGAATCTCCAGAGTCATGACAATACTGAGATTTATGAGAAGGCTGTGAAGATTCTTGAGACATATTGGTTGGAGGAAGATGATGAGACAATGCCAGGTGATGCTGCCCAGTCTACGTTCAACTTTGGAGGGAGCGAAGTTCCTTCTGTTCCTTCAGGTGGATTCAAATTCGACTGA
- the LOC115982099 gene encoding GATA transcription factor 16-like, which translates to MCMMDLSEKESLSVDVIENKKCCTVCKTTKTPLWRGGPAGPKSLCNACGIRDRKRRNSMMGLSHVSYRKKYRSNARATTTTTTTKSNSNVTTTSTAKAVGNGGRNLRESLKTKLMALGNDFLLQRLPSVMKKQRCQRRRKLKEEEQAAVCLMALSCGSVFA; encoded by the exons atgtgCATGATGGATCTTAGTGAAAAG GAATCATTGTCTGTGGATGTGATTGAGAACAAGAAGTGCTGCACTGTTTGCAAGACCACAAAGACACCCTTGTGGAGAGGTGGGCCAGCTGGGCCCAAG TCACTGTGTAATGCCTGTGGGATCAGGGACAGAAAGAGGAGGAATTCTATGATGGGTTTGAGTCATGTATCATATAGGAAAAAATATAGATCAAATGCTCGTGCTACTACCACTACCACTACCACCAAATCAAATTCCAATGTCACAACCACATCCACTGCTAAAGCTGTTGGCAATGGTGGCAGAAATCTGAGAGAGTCTTTGAAGACAAAATTAATGGCTTTGGGAAATGATTTCTTGCTGCAAAGGTTACCATCAGTGATGAAAAAACAGAGGTGCCAGAGGAGGAGGAAGTTGAAGGAGGAGGAACAAGCTGCTGTGTGTTTGATGGCATTGTCCTGTGGTTCTGTTTTTGCCTAA